One genomic segment of Centropristis striata isolate RG_2023a ecotype Rhode Island chromosome 13, C.striata_1.0, whole genome shotgun sequence includes these proteins:
- the tcf20 gene encoding transcription factor 20 isoform X1 codes for MQNFSNSPAPPSLPPGFSGRGGGGTPYPPQPADQISPRMTDDYAGMQQQSLHRGHHHPSQASHMLAYSARNRGAVEAPPTQGNIHSGNTNNPYRKDAMDYYFSMGGKDRHRRGGMAYGAGFGYPHIDGHIPHQYRHAGSGSAPASSLMSPYPVDYGSSTGSGGGAGAGAFSPSHQYNMSQNAAMQSVPGSQMQHRQLGQTFPAVHHGQQHRSYPHSGHRMTPQYPHYSPQGGAATGSSGMYSPPPQRYLDGAASTGFDPKVNSSPSVNSSSNSVSSSVAANNVGPMENVQQSYHASNYPGYSPQTLSLHKQATLQHRNSQHNLGVGYDNSLKMQHQGPSPGSVYAKHLQASNPSIPQAASQEIAKSPMHPNAQQTQINQNFSPISNPSPAASAVHSPSCSSSPSPLMGVSEVHGNPSGHGPSHPPTSNPRSSHGQGRLLQTMPQLSPTPNSNSSISSCGSSGSHKAHNMSAVGGSSHTPTGRNKLGPGTGMGSRDDGSSIYSSSTLDKMQDAGLNSLNALSSQVANLPNTVQHMLLTDSVLSQKKGKDVGQIQQATHGMPPSQPRSRNASAASSTSTVKDGSALGIGDGAILDVGADEDSSAGGSSGTKVEREEQFSEGEHGRVRQMSGASSGSEPTSYHPPSQIQTVKSVTSDLPLKEPNVSETKANEAHIPSSSPSPSFGCQSSETGPTSHSTPPVSSSPSSTSSSVPPPQPNCVSEPGLTYNDHRGGHRRTAEIKNEVIKNESEGTVDKVEKGGSQMQRDRDANSQNCQDKENRLHTASRLHSNEREEKHTSEEQQSASSVGVIVSARSEGSLTEKSKHPQDNCIEDKHSFLRESSSHNGEEGVDLTLYSSIHQKSNFGRPQNPPQSGPHKYGYPESTYGSDLSMKNRGRAGPAGVMESNSRYLGYQQSQAGYGPVHSKYAGSVAEALVKRGQGAGAKGHEDSSQQFPSLLQEVLQGYNLDRRYGRPEQAFPAHLQVQQQFQTRHPYGITEASAHSGQMGSSGKPPHPNQRQGSEPDFTTDAQPSVKSEASITKILQNAEKTEVGVSQSHLTQATEPQQPPTKHINLADYSLPQRKALSNVSTPSSAVQELLLQEPEPLTGSIGQTESQKSSGSILAPSERRSVICDVSPNRRSTPERDRESDREREREKSQSGASVIQQPFSSPAAANDLSKKDIGEKQVVKMETATKEAGPDAANLQTDHHGSGGANEADIEYHSKSVHSSVVMNADPYRRGNVDILPSHSLSTNPLSSPSRHQSYLHGVDLSTGSGSSFPGYRFGDAREGNMMPRSNPHFPPHHPYHNLSPQAPSTNKLQMYPHPRGPPHHPHDMSDWVKAMNRPSKELMLQPGSSPGRHKVSQSEQRQRMIPQTDLPGEPTKTSLHHQSAFFDLKMWESTHSGREGARMIEGDSFYRTQPPPPPPPPPLPPPAPVASHLPVPPQMTHGQNAAEPEVSRGVVEEAKHPCPPPPPSSTKPPADVNSTQPQVQRQTKAGGSGDTNPLILRRRVRSFISPIPAKRQLQAATNSHHSPGAQSESSHHNEDDSSSSDIPCPRLSSPLPGENTYSQPLSPSSSNTKALPSRKGRGLKLEAIVQKITPNIKKPAGHVDDESNHYPGFSHSEIPPFNDSQDQDLAYFPRVAGGDDSYMDESHSLNDMIPFRGVDETGPLPPSAYPCDPHQTSQTIKQDFDFGLGAAVASASGDKEDFALLGPLPPPPPLPRPVQDSPPPSSSALSDIQHFTNTYQQLETRRGEQSAATLLRQKLQESGMGFDDYPGSDYYGATPPHHSQGHMLNRQHQMTSGRSSLSPQDSKLSESSVPKGYFPSGKKKGRPVGSVNKQKRAQSQGQTQGQGPPQAQAQSTAQSAPPAPLTPTPAAATTPPLVPTTSSTPPPAAPPLTENKSTPPLTPPILTQVVKVDVESEDTQPEIQVKPARRRRRGVKDENEPLEARGRQRRRRRGAAAPTAPPVAKDDPDTPLGPGGSPGTNRVCVDPNRKGPFVPHIHVENKIPEIGAVCTIVNAEEEKMKGERSAVGAKAGGSGIDSLLTSALSSQLSRRDRESEKRETDEVETTLQSGKALPSSGFVVSGPVITETNHSGRLLCCLCQKWANYKHLGDLYGPFYPAEYAAKLPKNQPQIRQCQPTTGTNKTGPNSDTSSNAVSAIQDTQTQESQLTKPPAESDYAISLDSNPVPLPTTVRTAPTAGGEEMMMHMTGKFSNTASSSSSSSSSYTSKTTSLTWDMNLDIRPIPMLKREPDLQTDQPQIQQQLQQPTDEAQQRPQHRKLTSHPRFKRRHKSSEDSPRMVPSNSKASLPFQPPPPALDSLGPLAQLAQLPQMPLDPEELWVHEGCIVWTSGIYLVNGRLYGLQEALDGARETCCSYCEMVGSTLGCYSKGCTLRYHYLCAMEADCSLNEDNYSLRCPKHKVKKESLPRASGQPSQCTWSSQREAEGNAEEEDTQESGSC; via the exons ATGCAGAATTTTTCTAACAGCCCGGCTCCCCCTTCTCTCCCCCCGGGGTTTAGTGGAAGGGGTGGAGGGGGAACTCCGTATCCCCCTCAGCCAGCAGACCAGATCTCCCCAAGGATGACAGATGATTACGCAGGGATGCAACAGCAGAGCCTGCACAGAGGCCATCACCACCCCAGTCAAGCCAGCCACATGCTTGCTTACAGTGCTAGAAACAGAGGGGCTGTGGAGGCACCGCCAACACAGGGTAACATTCACAGCGGCAACACTAACAACCCTTACAGGAAGGACGccatggattattatttttcaatggGTGGAAAGGACAGGCATAGAAGAGGCGGCATGGCTTACGGGGCAGGGTTTGGGTACCCTCATATCGATGGACATATACCTCACCAGTACCGGCATGCTGGATCTGGCTCTGCACCAGCATCTAGCCTGATGTCACCATATCCAGTAGACTATGGCTCCAGTACTGGTTCAGGTGGAGGTGCTGGTGCTGGAGCCTTCTCTCCTTCTCATCAGTACAATATGAGTCAGAATGCTGCAATGCAGTCAGTGCCAGGTTCTCAGATGCAGCACCGCCAGCTTGGACAAACCTTCCCGGCTGTCCACCACGGACAGCAGCATAGAAGCTATCCGCACTCTGGGCACAGAATGACCCCTCAGTACCCGCACTACTCGCCACAGGGTGGAGCAGCCACAGGGTCATCAGGAATGTACAGCCCCCCTCCACAGAGATATCTCGACGGGGCTGCTAGCACGGGGTTCGATCCCAAAGTCAACAGTTCTCCTAGTGTCAACTCCAGTTCAAACTCAGTCTCCAGTTCAGTTGCTGCTAACAATGTGGGGCCAATGGAGAATGTTCAACAGAGTTACCATGCTTCAAATTATCCTGGATATTCCCCACAGACACTTTCACTTCACAAGCAAGCCACACTACAGCACCGCAACTCACAGCACAATTTAGGGGTAGGTTATGACAACTCTCTCAAGATGCAGCACCAGGGCCCCTCTCCAGGCTCTGTATATGCTAAACATCTGCAAGCATCCAATCCCAGTATACCTCAAGCAGCATCTCAAGAAATAGCCAAATCCCCAATGCATCCCAATGCCCAACAAACCCAAATTAACCAAAACTTTAGCCCCATATCAAACCCCTCACCAGCTGCCTCGGCAGTGCATTCCCCAAGTTGTAGCTCCTCTCCTTCCCCTTTGATGGGTGTCTCAGAGGTACATGGAAACCCCTCAGGTCATGGTCCATCACATCCTCCAACATCAAACCCCCGTAGCAGCCATGGTCAAGGTAGATTACTGCAGACCATGCCACAGTTAAGTCCCACACCCAACTCGAATAGCAGCATCAGTAGTTGTGGTAGCAGTGGCAGTCATAAAGCTCACAACATGAGCGCAGTTGGAGGGAGCAGTCATACTCCAACAGGCCGCAACAAATTGGGTCCAGGCACAGGAATGGGGTCGCGAGACGATGGCTCCTCTATTTATTCATCGTCCACACTTGACAAAATGCAGGATGCTGGCCTGAATAGTCTTAATGCCTTGAGCTCACAAGTAGCCAATTTACCAAACACAGTTCAACACATGCTTCTCACCGACTCTGTGCTTTCACAGAAGAAGGGGAAAGATGTGGGGCAGATACAACAGGCGACACATGGCATGCCCCCATCGCAACCAAGGAGTCGAAATGCAAGTGCAGCCTCAAGCACTAGCACGGTTAAAGATGGAAGTGCATTGGGGATTGGTGATGGTGCCATCTTAGATGTCGGTGCTGATGAAGACTCCTCAGCTGGAGGCTCATCGGGGACCAAAGTGGAGCGTGAGGAGCAGTTTTCAGAAGGGGAACATGGGAGAGTGAGGCAGATGAGTGGTGCAAGCAGCGGATCTGAACCAACTAGCTATCACCCTCCCTCTCAAATTCAAACAGTTAAATCAGTCACCTCTGATTTGCCGTTAAAAGAACCAAATGTTTCCgaaacaaaagcaaatgaaGCTCACATTCCCTCTTCATCACCATCTCCATCATTCGGATGTCAATCATCAGAGACTGGTCCAACTTCGCATTCAACACCTCCAGTTTCCTCATCCCCCTcatccacctcctccagtgttcCTCCACCGCAGCCAAATTGTGTCTCAGAGCCTGGTCTAACATATAATGACCACAGAGGTGGCCATAGAAGgacagcagaaataaaaaatgaagtaatCAAAAATGAAAGTGAAGGCACAGTTGACAAAGTGGAGAAAGGCGGTAGCCAAATGCAGCGAGATAGAGACGCCAATTCACAAAATTGTCAGGACAAAGAAAACAGGTTGCACACTGCATCGAGATTACACAGTAATGAGAGGGAAGAAAAGCACACATCTGAGGAACAGCAAAGTGCCAGTAGTGTTGGTGTGATTGTTTCAGCTCGGTCTGAAGGAAGTCTCACTGAAAAAAGCAAGCATCCCCAAGACAACTGTATAGAAGACAAGCATTCTTTCTTAAGAGAGTCAAGCAGTCATAACGGGGAAGAAGGTGTAGATCTGACTTTGTATTCCTCTATTCACCAGAAATCTAATTTCGGACGGCCTCAAAATCCTCCCCAGTCTGGACCACATAAATATGGCTACCCTGAATCAACATATGGCTCAGATTTGTCAATGAAAAACAGAGGGAGGGCTGGCCCAGCGGGTGTAATGGAATCAAATTCCAGATACTTAGGGTACCAACAGTCACAAGCTGGTTACGGCCCTGTGCATTCAAAGTATGCTGGGTCTGTAGCAGAGGCTTTGGTGAAGAGAGGGCAAGGCGCAGGGGCTAAAGGTCATGAAGATAGTTCACAGCAGTTTCCAAGCCTTTTACAAGAAGTACTTCAAGGTTACAATTTAGATAGACGCTATGGCAGACCAGAGCAGGCATTCCCTGCTCATCTTCAAGTCCAGCAACAGTTTCAAACAAGACACCCGTACGGCATAACTGAGGCATCGGCTCATTCTGGACAAATGGGGAGTTCTGGAAAGCCGCCACATCCAAACCAGAGGCAAGGAAGTGAGCCAGATTTTACTACAGATGCTCAGCCCTCAGTGAAGTCAGAAGCATCCATCACTAAGATTTTACAAAATGCTGAGAAAACTGAAGTGGGTGTGTCCCAGAGCCATTTAACACAGGCTACAGAGCCTCAGCAGCCCCCAACAAAACATATAAACTTAGCTGACTACTCTCTGCCACAGAGAAAAGCGTTATCTAATGTGTCCACTCCATCCTCTGCTGTGCAGGAGCTCCTTTTGCAAGAGCCAGAGCCGCTCACAGGCAGCATTGGTCAAACAGAGTCTCAAAAATCATCAGGCTCCATATTAGCCCCATCAGAGCGCCGCTCTGTCATCTGTGATGTGTCGCCAAACCGACGCAGTACACCAGAGAGGGACAGggaaagtgacagagagagagagcgggagaaAAGTCAGAGTGGAGCCTCTGTGATTCAACAGCCATTTTCCTCTCCAGCAGCAGCCAATGATCTGAGTAAAAAGGATATTGGAGAGAAACAAGTGGTGAAAATGGAAACGGCAACAAAAGAGGCAGGCCCAGACGCTGCAAATTTACAAACTGATCATCACGGCAGTGGTGGAGCTAATGAGGCTGATATAGAGTATCATTCCAAGTCTGTTCATTCATCTGTTGTAATGAATGCTGACCCCTATAGGCGAGGTAATGTTGATATCTTGCCTTCTCACTCTTTGAGCACCAACCCTTTATCTTCACCTTCAAGGCATCAGTCCTATCTTCATGGTGTTGATTTGTCAACTGGCAGCGGCAGCAGTTTTCCTGGATATCGATTCGGAGATGCAAGAGAAGGGAATATGATGCCACGCAGTAACCCCCATTTCCCTCCCCACCATCCCTACCACAATCTGTCCCCGCAGGCTCCATCAACAAATAAGCTTCAAATGTATCCCCACCCTCGTGGCCCCCCTCATCACCCCCATGATATGAGTGATTGGGTAAAAGCAATGAACAGGCCATCAAAAGAGTTGATGCTGCAGCCTGGTTCTTCTCCAGGAAGACATAAGGTCAGCCAGTCAGAACAGAGACAAAGAATGATCCCACAAACTGACCTCCCCGGTGAACCAACCAAAACTTCACTCCATCATCAGAGTGCTTtctttgatttgaaaatgtgGGAGTCGACACACTCTGGAAGAGAAGGCGCTAGAATGATAGAGGGAGACTCCTTCTACAGAACACAAccgcctcctccacctcctcctcctccccttccccCTCCCGCTCCTGTAGCCTCCCACCTCCCTGTTCCTCCACAAATGACTCATGGCCAAAACGCTGCTGAACCTGAGGTCTCCAGAGGAGTTGTGGAGGAAGCCAAACATCCCTGCCCACCCCCTCCACCCAGCTCCACTAAGCCACCTGCTGACGTGAACTCGACTCAGCCGCAGGTGCAGCGCCAGACTAAAGCCGGGGGTTCTGGAGACACAAATCCGCTAATATTGCGAAGGAGAGTTCGTTCTTTTATCTCTCCCATTCCCGCCAAAAGGCAACTCCAGGCTGCCACAAATTCACATCACTCCCCAGGGGCTCAGTCTGAGTCTAGCCATCACAATGAAGATGACTCATCTAGTTCAGACATCCCATGTCCCCGGCTCTCTTCCCCTCTGCCCGGAGAAAATACCTATTCACAACCTCTATCTCCATCAAGTAGTAACACCAAGGCTTTGCCTTCCAGGAAAGGGCGAGGTTTGAAACTGGAGGCAATAGTGCAGAAAATCACACCAAATATTAAAAAGCCAGCAGGCCATGTTGATGATGAGTCAAATCATTACCCAGGCTTCTCTCACTCAGAAATACCACCGTTTAATGATTCACAGGACCAAGACTTGGCATATTTCCCCAGGGTCGCAGGAGGGGATGATAGCTACATGGATGAAAGTCACTCATTAAACGACATGATTCCCTTCAGAGGAGTTGACGAGACTGGGCCTTTACCTCCGTCTGCCTACCCGTGTGATCCACACCAGACATCTCAAACCATAAAACAAGACTTTGACTTTGGATTAGGGGCCGCTGTGGCATCAGCATCTGGAGACAAGGAGGATTTCGCTCTGCTCGGACCTTtaccccctcctccacctctccctcGCCCGGTCCAGGATTCCCCACCTCCGTCTTCATCTGCCCTGTCAGACATTCAGCATTTCACCAACACCTACCAGCAACTTGAGACAAGAAGGGGAGAGCAGTCTGCTGCTACCCTTCTTCGACAGAAACTTCAAGAATCTGGCATGGGATTTGATGATTATCCTGGCAGTGACTACTATGGAGCAACCCCACCCCACCATAGTCAAGGACACATGCTGAATCGGCAACATCAGATGACTTCTGGACGGTCCAGTCTGTCGCCACAAGATTCTAAGCTATCGGAGAGTTCAGTGCCCAAAGGCTATTTCCCATCTGGCAAGAAGAAGGGCAGGCCTGTAGGGAGTGTGAATAAACAAAAACGGGCCCAAAGCCAAGGCCAAACACAAGGACAGGGCCCGCCTCAAGCCCAGGCTCAGAGCACAGCTCAGAGTGCTCCACCAGCCCCACTCACTCCAACTCCAGCTGCTGCCACAACCCCACCATTGGTGCCGACAACCAGCAGCACACCACCACCTGCAGCACCTCCTCTGACAGAGAACAAAAGCACTCCCCCACTGACCCCACCTATTTTAACCCAGGTAGTGAAAGTGGATGTTGAGAGTGAGGACACACAGCCAGAGATCCAAGTGAAACCTGCGCGAAGGAGACGCAGAGGCGTGAAAGATGAAAATGAGCCACTGGAAGCGAGAGGgcgacagaggaggagaaggagaggtgCAGCAGCACCAACGGCACCACCAGTGGCCAAAGATGACCCAGATACACCTTTAGGGCCAGGAGGGAGCCCTGGCACAAACAGAGTATGCGTGGATCCAAACAGAAAAGGCCCGTTTGTTCCACACATACATGTGGAGAACAAAATACCAGAGATTGGGGCAGTGTGCACCATTGTAAatgcagaggaggagaagatgaaAGGAGAGCGTAGTGCAGTCGGAGCGAAAGCAGGCGGGAGTGGAATTGATTCTCTCCTGACCTCAGCTCTTTCCTCCCAGTTATCTAGGAGAGACAGAGAATCAGAGAAAAGGGAGACAGACGAGGTGGAAACTACACTTCAGTCAGGAAAAGCGCTTCCTTCATCTGGCTTTGTTGTTTCAGGCCCCGTCATTACAGAGACCAATCACTCTGGCCGCCTGCTCTGCTGCCTGTGTCAGAAATGGGCGAATTACAAACACCTCGGAGATCTCTACGGGCCTTTCTATCCAGCTGAATATGCCGCAAAGCTCCCCAAGAACCAGCCCCAGATCCGACAATGTCAGCCGACCACAGGCACAAACAAAACGGGACCAAATTCAGACACGAGCTCAAATGCTGTGAGCGCCAtccaagacacacaaacacaagagtctcagcttacCAAGCCCCCAGCTGAGAGCGACTATGCCATCAGCCTCGATTCAAACCCAGTACCTCTCCCCACTACAGTCAGAACTGCCCCCACAGCTGGTGGAGAGGAAATGATGATGCACATGACTGGCAAGTTCAGCAACacggcctcctcttcctcctcctcctcctcctcctacaccAGTAAAACAACATCCCTAACCTGGGACATGAATCTAGATATCCGGCCTATCCCCATGCTTAAGAGAGAGCCAGACCTTCAGACAGACCAGCCGCAAATCCAgcaacagctgcagcagccaaCAGATGAAGCTCAACAACGACCTCAACACAGAAAGCTGACCTCACACCCACGCTTTAAAAGGAGGCACAAATCTAGTGAGGATTCCCCCAGAATGGTGCCATCCAACAGTAAGGCATCCCTGCCATTCCAGCCCCCTCCGCCCGCCTTGGACTCCCTGGGACCCTTGGCACAACTCGCCCAGCTGCCTCAGATGCCATTGGACCCAGAGGAGCTGTGGGTCCACGAGGGATGTATAGTGTGGACCAGTGGAATCTATCTTGTCAATGGGAGACTGTATGGCCTGCAGGAGGCACTAGATGGTGCCAGAGAAACA TGCTGCTCTTACTGTGAGATGGTCGGCTCAACCCTGGGCTGCTACAGTAAAGGCTGTACACTTCGCTACCACTACCTGTGTGCTATGGAAGCAG ATTGCTCTCTGAACGAAGATAACTATTCACTGCGGTGTCCGAAGCACAAGGTAAAGAAAGAGAG TTTACCCAGAGCATCCGGCCAGCCAAGTCAGTGTACCTGGAGCAGTCAGAGAGAGGCTGAGGGaaatgcagaagaagaagacacaCAGGAATCTGGGAGCT GTTAG